In Corynebacterium aquatimens, one genomic interval encodes:
- a CDS encoding sulfate adenylyltransferase subunit 1 has translation MSPFGNSVQASEALAHRATLRLCTAGSVDDGKSTFVGRLLHDTKSVLADQLASVERTSADRGFDGLDLSLLVDGLRAEREQGITIDVAYRYFATDKRTFILADTPGHEQYTRNTVTGMSTSQVVVLLVDARDGVKPQTVRHLTVASLLGVKTVILAVNKIDLVDYSQEVFDSIREEFERRCADLGIAEPYAVPISALKGDNVVSSHGSEPGKGTDWYEGPTILELLETIPVHHGRAQDLPFRFNIQYVLRDHATDYRAYAGTINAGTVAVGDQIIAPNGRTTTVTHIDTSDGLDGTSPSNETNESNGTNESNEKHVAGDAVALRLADDIDLVRGDLLASGPFPDTVREFHGTVVGLTDKDVAAGQAVKLRYGTSLVRARVASVDRVLDIDGTVESNDDNTAPDAFGLNDIAHVTIQTAQELPVEDYAARGAVGNFLLIDQASGNTLAAGLVGTRLR, from the coding sequence ATGAGTCCTTTTGGAAATTCTGTGCAAGCTAGCGAAGCGCTTGCACACCGCGCCACGTTGAGGCTCTGCACTGCTGGAAGCGTGGACGACGGCAAGTCCACCTTCGTTGGCCGCCTGCTGCACGACACGAAATCTGTGCTGGCGGACCAGCTGGCCAGCGTGGAGCGCACCTCCGCCGACCGTGGCTTCGACGGACTTGATTTGAGCTTGCTTGTCGACGGCCTCCGCGCCGAACGCGAACAGGGCATCACCATCGACGTGGCCTACCGCTACTTCGCAACCGACAAGCGCACCTTTATTTTGGCCGATACCCCAGGCCACGAGCAGTACACGCGCAACACCGTCACGGGCATGTCCACCTCTCAGGTGGTTGTCCTGCTGGTGGATGCCCGCGACGGCGTCAAGCCGCAAACGGTCCGCCACCTCACCGTGGCGAGCCTGCTCGGCGTCAAGACCGTGATCCTGGCCGTGAACAAGATTGACCTCGTGGACTACTCCCAAGAAGTCTTCGACAGCATTCGCGAGGAATTCGAGCGCCGCTGCGCGGACCTCGGCATCGCTGAACCATACGCCGTGCCCATTTCCGCGCTGAAGGGCGACAATGTTGTCAGCTCCCACGGCTCTGAGCCCGGAAAAGGGACCGACTGGTACGAAGGCCCAACCATCCTTGAGCTGCTGGAAACCATCCCGGTTCACCACGGCCGCGCCCAAGATCTCCCGTTCCGCTTCAACATCCAATACGTCCTCCGCGACCACGCCACCGACTACCGCGCATACGCCGGCACCATCAACGCCGGCACCGTGGCCGTGGGCGATCAAATCATTGCACCGAACGGTCGCACCACCACCGTTACGCACATCGACACGTCGGACGGGTTGGACGGAACAAGTCCGTCCAACGAGACAAATGAATCCAACGGCACAAATGAATCCAACGAGAAGCATGTAGCTGGGGACGCGGTTGCGTTAAGGCTCGCAGACGACATCGATCTGGTGCGCGGTGACCTCCTCGCCTCGGGGCCGTTCCCGGACACGGTGCGCGAGTTCCACGGCACCGTGGTTGGTCTGACGGATAAGGACGTCGCGGCTGGTCAGGCCGTGAAATTGCGGTACGGCACGTCGCTGGTGCGGGCCCGGGTGGCAAGCGTGGATCGCGTGCTGGACATCGACGGCACGGTGGAATCCAACGATGACAACACCGCGCCGGACGCATTTGGTCTCAACGACATTGCGCACGTGACCATTCAAACCGCGCAGGAGCTGCCGGTGGAGGACTACGCCGCACGCGGGGCGGTGGGCAACTTCCTTCTGATTGACCAGGCTAGCGGCAACACGCTCGCCGCTGGCCTGGTGGGAACGAGGCTGCGGTGA
- the cysD gene encoding sulfate adenylyltransferase subunit CysD, translating into MANPVNTASASAPIGGASASIAGVALSPHLRDLENESIHILREVAGQFDKIGLLFSGGKDSCVVFELARRAFGPATPPIELLHVDTGHNFPEVITFRDELVEETGARLRVAHVQDWIDRGDLVERPDGTRNPLQTVPLVETIAEVGYDAVLGGARRDEERARAKERVFSVRDSFGGWDPRRQRPELWDLYNGEKLPGENIRVFPISNWTESDVWEYIGARGIRLPDIYFAHEREVFSRDGMWLTAGEWGGPREGEVVEKRRVRYRTVGDMSCTGAVDSTATTIDEVLEELAVSTLTERGATRADDRLSESAMEDRKKEGYF; encoded by the coding sequence ATGGCTAATCCTGTAAACACCGCGAGCGCGTCCGCTCCCATCGGAGGTGCGTCCGCTTCCATCGCAGGTGTGGCGCTCTCGCCACACCTGCGGGATCTGGAAAACGAATCAATTCACATCCTGCGCGAGGTCGCAGGGCAGTTTGACAAGATTGGCCTGCTGTTCTCGGGCGGCAAGGACTCGTGCGTGGTGTTTGAGCTCGCACGCAGGGCCTTTGGTCCCGCAACACCGCCGATCGAGCTACTGCACGTGGATACGGGGCACAACTTCCCGGAGGTCATCACCTTCCGCGACGAGCTGGTTGAAGAAACCGGTGCGCGTCTGCGCGTTGCCCACGTCCAGGACTGGATCGACCGCGGTGACCTCGTGGAACGCCCGGACGGCACGCGCAACCCGCTGCAAACGGTTCCGCTGGTGGAGACCATTGCAGAGGTCGGCTACGACGCAGTGCTCGGCGGCGCGCGCCGCGATGAGGAGCGCGCCCGCGCGAAGGAGCGCGTGTTCTCCGTCCGCGATTCCTTCGGTGGCTGGGACCCCCGCCGCCAGCGCCCTGAGCTGTGGGATCTCTACAACGGTGAGAAGCTCCCGGGCGAAAACATCCGCGTGTTCCCCATCTCCAACTGGACGGAATCGGACGTCTGGGAGTACATCGGCGCCCGCGGCATCCGCCTTCCGGACATCTATTTCGCCCATGAGCGCGAGGTCTTCTCCCGCGACGGCATGTGGCTCACCGCCGGTGAGTGGGGTGGCCCGCGGGAGGGAGAGGTCGTCGAGAAGCGACGCGTGCGCTACCGCACCGTGGGCGACATGAGCTGCACGGGGGCTGTCGACTCCACGGCGACCACCATCGACGAGGTCTTAGAAGAGCTCGCCGTGTCCACCCTGACGGAGCGCGGCGCGACGCGTGCCGACGACCGCCTGTCCGAATCCGCAATGGAAGACCGCAAGAAGGAGGGCTACTTCTGA
- a CDS encoding phosphoadenylyl-sulfate reductase — protein sequence MTFNFTSVGAVGERRDPDISPEGPKETTPLPDDIARANAALVSEWADKLYDADAQTILQWAHEHAPGKLAVTLSMENTVLAELAENYLPDADFLFLDTEYHFPETLEVADAVERRYPRHNLVRARAILSRAEQDRVYGRDLYRSNPTACCRMRKVEPLAVSLSPYVGWVTGLRRDDGPTRAQAPALSLDATGRLKISPIITWSLDDTDDYIEDRNLIIHPLTKQGYPSIGCATCTLPVADGEDPRAGRWAFSTKTECGLHG from the coding sequence ATGACGTTCAACTTCACATCCGTGGGAGCCGTGGGCGAGCGCCGCGATCCTGACATAAGCCCCGAAGGCCCCAAGGAGACCACGCCGCTGCCCGACGACATCGCGCGAGCCAACGCCGCGCTAGTCAGCGAGTGGGCCGACAAGCTGTACGACGCCGACGCGCAGACGATCCTTCAGTGGGCGCACGAGCACGCGCCGGGCAAGTTGGCCGTGACCTTGAGTATGGAAAACACCGTCCTGGCGGAGCTCGCCGAGAACTACCTGCCGGACGCCGACTTCCTGTTTTTGGACACCGAGTACCACTTCCCGGAGACCCTGGAGGTCGCCGACGCCGTCGAACGCCGCTACCCGCGCCATAACTTGGTGCGTGCCCGCGCTATTTTGTCGCGCGCCGAGCAGGACCGCGTCTACGGCCGTGACCTGTACCGCTCTAACCCCACGGCCTGCTGCCGCATGCGCAAGGTCGAGCCGCTCGCCGTCAGCCTCTCGCCGTACGTTGGCTGGGTCACGGGGCTTCGGCGTGACGACGGCCCGACCCGTGCCCAAGCGCCGGCGCTGAGCCTGGATGCCACGGGCCGGTTGAAGATCAGCCCGATTATCACCTGGTCTTTGGACGATACCGACGACTACATCGAGGACAGAAACTTGATTATCCACCCCTTGACCAAGCAGGGCTACCCGTCCATCGGGTGCGCTACCTGCACGCTGCCCGTGGCCGACGGCGAAGATCCCCGCGCCGGTCGCTGGGCCTTTTCGACGAAGACGGAGTGTGGTCTCCATGGCTAA
- a CDS encoding nitrite/sulfite reductase, with product MTTTTTSPEAIEEGAKRPARGESPTVRAGRAARTGSERPARRERPARKPKPEGQWKVDGKAPLNHDEELKQLEPVMQVKQRVIDIYSKQGFSSIPEEDLYPRFKWLGMYTQRKQNLGGEHTGKDNVELQDEYFMVRVRFDGGQCSTEQARAVGEISRDYCRSTADLTDRQNIQLHWMRIEDAPAMWDKLESVGLNTWDACGDVPRVIMGSPVAGIAKDEIIDATPAIEEIKNDYILREEFQNLPRKFKSAISGNARQDVVHEINDIAFIGVEHPELGPGFECYVGGGLSTNPMLAQSLGAFVTLEQVPEVWGAVVGLFRDYGYRRLRNRARIKFLVSQWGVEKFRQVLEDEYLGYKLPDGPKAPNNLIDRDHIGIHEQKDGNVYLGVKPTMGHLTGEQLIAIADLAESYGLTRLRFTPFKEILFLDVAPDKVKDLAADLQEMGLYSAPSEFRRGMLTCTGLEFCKLAHVTTKARGIELVDELEQRVPDFDSPITISLNGCPNSCARTQVSDIGFKGQMVDDGNGNKVEGFQVHLGGTITRETSDGGTEANFGRKIRGHKVLSTELGDYVTRVAQNFVDKRNEGEIFREWVLRADEEDLK from the coding sequence ATGACCACCACGACCACGAGCCCAGAAGCCATCGAGGAAGGTGCCAAGCGCCCGGCCCGCGGCGAGAGCCCGACTGTCCGGGCTGGCAGGGCGGCGCGGACTGGCAGTGAGCGGCCGGCGAGGCGGGAGCGCCCAGCGCGCAAACCAAAGCCGGAGGGCCAGTGGAAGGTCGACGGCAAGGCGCCGCTGAACCACGATGAGGAACTGAAGCAGCTGGAGCCAGTGATGCAGGTCAAGCAGCGCGTCATTGATATCTACTCCAAGCAGGGCTTTTCCTCGATTCCGGAAGAGGATCTGTACCCGCGCTTCAAGTGGTTGGGCATGTACACGCAGCGCAAGCAGAACCTGGGTGGGGAGCACACGGGCAAGGACAACGTGGAGCTCCAGGATGAGTACTTCATGGTCCGAGTGCGTTTTGACGGTGGGCAGTGCTCCACCGAGCAAGCCCGCGCCGTTGGCGAGATTAGCCGCGATTACTGCCGGTCCACGGCGGATCTGACAGACCGCCAGAACATTCAGCTCCACTGGATGCGCATTGAGGATGCGCCGGCGATGTGGGACAAGCTTGAGTCGGTAGGCCTGAACACCTGGGACGCCTGCGGTGACGTGCCGCGCGTGATTATGGGTTCGCCGGTGGCGGGTATTGCTAAGGATGAGATCATCGACGCTACCCCGGCGATCGAGGAGATCAAGAATGACTACATTTTGCGCGAGGAGTTCCAGAACTTGCCGCGTAAGTTCAAGTCCGCGATCAGTGGAAACGCTCGCCAAGACGTGGTGCATGAGATCAATGACATCGCATTCATCGGCGTTGAGCACCCCGAGTTGGGTCCCGGCTTCGAGTGCTACGTGGGCGGCGGTTTGTCCACAAACCCGATGCTCGCGCAGTCGCTCGGCGCGTTTGTCACGCTCGAGCAGGTCCCGGAGGTCTGGGGAGCGGTGGTCGGGCTGTTCCGCGACTACGGTTACCGCCGGCTGCGCAACCGCGCGCGCATCAAGTTCTTGGTGTCCCAGTGGGGCGTGGAGAAGTTCCGCCAGGTCCTCGAGGACGAGTACTTGGGCTATAAGCTTCCCGACGGCCCGAAGGCGCCGAACAACCTGATCGACCGCGACCACATTGGCATCCATGAGCAGAAGGACGGCAACGTCTACCTGGGCGTCAAGCCGACGATGGGTCACCTCACCGGCGAGCAGCTCATCGCTATCGCTGACCTGGCTGAATCCTACGGTCTGACCCGCCTGCGCTTCACACCGTTCAAGGAAATCCTGTTCCTCGACGTCGCGCCGGATAAGGTCAAGGACCTGGCCGCAGACCTCCAAGAAATGGGCCTCTACTCCGCGCCGAGTGAATTCCGCCGCGGCATGCTCACCTGCACGGGCTTGGAATTCTGCAAGCTCGCCCACGTCACCACAAAAGCGCGGGGCATTGAGCTTGTCGACGAGTTGGAGCAGCGCGTCCCGGACTTCGATTCCCCGATCACAATTTCGCTGAACGGCTGCCCGAACTCGTGCGCCCGCACGCAGGTCTCCGACATCGGTTTCAAGGGCCAGATGGTGGATGACGGAAACGGCAACAAGGTCGAGGGTTTCCAGGTTCACCTGGGTGGCACGATCACCCGCGAAACCTCCGACGGCGGCACCGAGGCCAACTTCGGGCGCAAGATCCGTGGCCACAAGGTCCTGTCCACCGAGCTTGGGGATTATGTGACCAGGGTGGCGCAAAATTTCGTCGATAAGCGAAATGAAGGCGAAATCTTCCGTGAGTGGGTGCTCCGCGCCGACGAGGAGGACCTGAAATGA
- a CDS encoding phage holin family protein: MTTPNNFNPAPGGPQPYGYPQQGAFQQGAFQQMPQQGMPQQSESGRKIDFPGGPLPIVDAIPFAFKRLFTSQWHVYVGLMALIFIPLLIWTAMLVVPILFYDGLGAGRELPDNPIDLYGVPYMLVIVVFYLLIIACSFLCNVALCTTALRDVDGEKPSWDRVFKDVPWGKGLGAYAAVFGAMMVVVMVFGLLIGLAAAIHPALLFLVVPIVLVVSFVLPPFVSLLPLYPIDGKTTVTGAFKRVWADVKPQFFRVWAALFVLQVVITALAYLTLGIGLIFVGPLSVLGVTFIYRWVATNNGGAPVAFQAGYPQAGYPQPPQYGGPSGYPQPPQ, encoded by the coding sequence ATGACTACGCCAAACAATTTCAATCCGGCCCCGGGTGGGCCACAGCCGTATGGTTATCCCCAGCAAGGGGCATTCCAGCAGGGGGCGTTCCAGCAGATGCCTCAGCAGGGGATGCCTCAGCAAAGCGAATCCGGGCGCAAGATTGATTTCCCCGGTGGGCCGCTGCCGATTGTGGATGCAATTCCTTTCGCGTTTAAGCGCTTATTTACTAGTCAGTGGCACGTGTACGTCGGGCTGATGGCGCTGATATTCATCCCGCTTTTGATCTGGACCGCGATGCTGGTGGTTCCCATCCTTTTCTACGATGGGTTGGGTGCCGGTAGGGAACTGCCCGATAACCCCATCGATCTGTACGGTGTCCCGTACATGCTGGTGATCGTGGTGTTTTACCTGCTGATCATCGCGTGCAGCTTTCTCTGCAACGTCGCTTTGTGCACCACCGCCCTACGGGATGTGGATGGGGAAAAGCCTTCGTGGGACAGAGTCTTTAAAGACGTGCCGTGGGGTAAAGGCCTCGGGGCCTATGCGGCGGTATTCGGCGCAATGATGGTCGTTGTCATGGTTTTTGGCCTGCTCATCGGCCTAGCCGCAGCAATTCACCCGGCCCTGCTGTTTCTGGTTGTTCCGATCGTGCTGGTTGTTTCCTTTGTCCTCCCGCCGTTCGTGTCGTTGCTGCCGCTGTACCCAATCGATGGAAAAACCACCGTTACCGGCGCCTTTAAACGCGTGTGGGCGGACGTGAAACCACAGTTCTTCCGGGTCTGGGCCGCACTGTTCGTCCTGCAGGTGGTAATCACGGCGCTGGCCTACCTGACCTTAGGCATCGGCCTGATCTTTGTTGGTCCGCTGTCGGTGCTCGGCGTTACGTTCATCTACCGCTGGGTCGCTACCAATAACGGCGGTGCCCCGGTCGCATTCCAGGCTGGCTACCCGCAGGCTGGCTACCCGCAGCCGCCGCAGTACGGCGGGCCGAGCGGTTACCCGCAGCCGCCCCAGTAA